In the genome of Daucus carota subsp. sativus chromosome 9, DH1 v3.0, whole genome shotgun sequence, the window TCATGTTAATTCTGGGATACTCAAATTGCATCTTACATCCGTTGCATCTCGACAGAAAGCCTGCAGTTTGTTTTGGTTCTTTAGATTGATCAGGAGTACCAGGAACCCTCTTCCGTTTTGGAGATGTAACAGGATCTCCACGTGGTTTCTCTTCATGAGCATGCATTGTACTTCGTTCTTTTTTATAAGACGAAACATGGACTGTTTTTGTGCTTGAATTATATTTATGAGTTGGAAGGACAGTTTGTCGCCTCTCTCTATGAGATGACAGAGTAACAGCTGGATTTTTGCAAGATGAATTAGGTATTGTACTTGGTTTGTGTTTATGAGGCGAGGAAACTGATGGTGGTATCCCTTTATGAGATGATACAGAATCTGGTTTTGGTATATTAGATGAAGGATAAGCTACACCAGGTTCAGCTTTATGAGGAGGGGGAACAGTAGCCGGCTTCTCTTCACTGGATGAAGCATGTTTACGAAGTGGAGGAACAGTTGGTTGCTTCTCTTTAGTATATGAAGCCTTTTTACCAGGTGGTGGGACAGTTGATGGTTTTTGTTTACGAGTTGATGTGCATTTATGGGGTGGATGAGCAGTAGGTTTCTCTTTACCAAATGGAGATTCAGTAGGAACTGGTTTCTGTTTATCCACAGGAGCATTACTACTATCCTTGGGTATATTTGAACCATTCTTAGAATTGTAAAAACTATTGGGTGCTGGTGGTATCCATGAACCACCACACTGAGGTTGGAAGATCTTCTTGTCATATGCTGATCTCTTGGTTTTATCTGACAACACATCCCAAGCTTCAGAAACAAGAATAAATGCCCCATCAGCTCCTTGTGCTTTGTTTTTATCAGGATGAAGCGTGAGAACCAACTTCCTGTACTTTTTTCGCACAACATCTTCGCTATCTCGAGGATTCACACCAAGTACCCCATACCAATCTGCTTCCCCATTCAGTTTCTTTTCCGAAAAAACATAGACATCAATTGTTGCCAACAACTGGGAAATACCATCCATACAAGGATACAAATTATGGGCTTTCATTGCAAATTTTTTGGCCCCTGCAAAATCTTTTTCGATCAACTTCCTCTCAGCAATTGCTTTAGACCGTGCAGCTTCATCTCTATTACACTCCATTCACACTGCCCCGACTTCGTCAAAAGTTTTGCTTAGGCCTCTActacaataaattttttaaattttttttgttcaagttctctCAGCTTTTACAGACACCCCAATTGGGGAACACTTTACAAGCTCATTATTCATTTCCCGTGAGAGGAAGATTAACAGAGCAATGAGCTACATCAACAACAATTTAAATGTAATCAAAGCAAGAAATTAATGCTAGAACATGTGCTAGCAGAAGTTCATTATCTAATGTTTTTCCAGTAAATAAAGTTTTAATGTGGCAAGAAAGCCCTAATCTTACAACATGTTTTTACACAAAAATTTACAAACAGAGCCGGACCCTGTTAGACCATTCATTCGAAAATAGTACTAATATCATTTTATCTTACATATTCAGAGGTCATGTCCTAGCTCATCTTGTACAGGCATTTTAGAACACATGTACCATCAATGTCCGAAATAAAACACGGGTATAAGGTTCATCAATGTTCTATTCTAGTTAATCACATTTTAAGTCATTTTTTACTTAATTAATTTCTTAAACCCTAACCTCTCTCAATGCAACTACTGGTTCCACTCCACCCCCAACCATACAATACAGAAACATATAGATACAGTCACAGATAGAAAATCTTAATCAAACAATGCAGcaacaaaatcaatatataaatatttatcaggTACCCAGAATCTGTAATGTTATAATACAGAGAAAGATAAGAGATTTTACCGAGTGGTTACCAAAATCAGCCAAATTGTATAAAGAACCCCTTTTTCTTATTGGGTTTATTGAATCTTGAAGAACCCATAAATCTGAACTCTTAGCAGTTAGCAGTTTGGAATTGATTTAGAACCAGATAATCAAGAAGCCATTGATGTGGAAATTGCATGAGCCCTTTCTTCACTTCCTTGGGGTTGCTGAAGAGGTTTTTCGGTGAATGGGTTAGAGCATCTCTAACCGTACTCTTAAATCTTTCTATGAAAAATAGTATAAGGGATTTTCTTGTGGTGTGCTCACAATAGTCCCAATAAAAATAGcttcttttgattggtggatggtggataaataataaatgagaatacccttgcattcacatcaactccaccaatcagaatagacatttttatagaatttagtgattattgtgtgtCCAAggacacacattagaaagaccgataatataatatgtggctCTTATTAAGTTTATACTTTGAATATCGtgtcaactccaaccatacccTTTATAATTGCTCTtaactcatattttattattatttgagagaaAAGTCAGAGAGAGAATTAGAGAGAAGTGAATAGAAATAGaattctaattttatatatcctcctaaattttagagttaagagcttgtttgagGAGCCTAGATGCTCTTGGTGAAACCAAAAACACACTTGGACCCTTAAAAAAGAATATTAATCCGTTTAAAgtaagaatttattttttttaatttattaaaataaagttattaatacgttataatttataagatataaaatttgtaatgtattatatttcattataaaaagtatattttaaaataatcatatatatattaattgaatcaaaatcaaaaattaatttaagtccataaaaaattttatactccctctgtcctagCAGTTTGTTTACATTCACTGtttacacgcattttgagactcttataaagtatagttccatagcgttttttatttatttatataagaataacaatttaaacgtcaaacttttatcCGGGAAATGTTCTTAAAAAAagtattatgaaactataatttATAGGATCTTCAAAATACGTGCTCACTCAAAAGTAATGTAAAGAACCTGCCGGAGGAGAGAGTAATTTTTAACTTCTCAAATTTcaacttataaatttattacataGATAATACGAATAtggtgattttaaattataagtcgCGAACTTAGATTTTATAACCAGCCAAACATTTGCACAATTTTTACCAATCCAAAAAGAACAAGCCATCAAGGTGAAGGAGAGATAATGGTCCTTTGATATGCATCGTATGCTCCATCTTGCACTAATCtaatttaaagaaattttttatcgAATCGTACTCCACTAATAAATTTAGATTCTTAAAGTTTATACAACATATGAGATCGCGACCTCGGaagatcaaatattttttggtCAATCACTTGTTTATATTGTGCTTTGTATATAAAATCATTACATCATGTCTTACAACTTGGAGCTCAAAATAATGTTTATCCCCTCAACTGAAGGagcataataattaataataaagagaaTCATTTGCAAGTGATCCCTAAGAGGGTTAATAAAGAAAATTCAACAAGTTTTGTTCTGGATATATTAATGAGTACAATTATATGATGTAGCTTGGGAGAAAATAGCTTCTGCCACCACTACTTATAAGCTTGGAAGTAAAAAGTAAAAAGTGTTGCAAACACTTGGTAGTGAATTTGAAAGGTTACATGAAATAAAACAAAGTCAAAACCCGTTTCGGATTATTGTTCACGAGTATTATCtataattaattgaaaattttgcttTTACGCTGACCATTACTCCTATATTTGAGAATACACTACTcagtaataattaaataacttaaaaaactAAGATAAGTAAAagacataattaaaattacaagaaaagatCAAAAAGTTAGAGAAGAAAACTTATAAACTTCAATGTTGTcacatgaaaaatatattaattaaaaatccaaatcagtgcaaaacacaattatatatggaaataaaatcatataacatatatataaaaatatattctatcattaATCAATCAAAAAGAAATGGTGAAACAATGGAGGATGTTCATTTCATTGagaaaatttttcattttttagattTCAAATTTGAGACAATGTTGTAGCCATCGAATAATCTAAAGATATAAGCAAAATATCACTGATGAACTTACAAATTGATAAACTTACACGCCGGTTACAAGCCCATGAATAAAGATTGAACACGAAAAAGATTGAAGTGTCATTAGACATTTCAGTCAAAACTCTTCTTCGATGAAAAAACCCACATTGTAAAGAATATGAAGGGGATTGTAGCCGCGAAGCAGGAAGGAGTTTTAAGGGAAGAGGCTCAAGTTCTCGTGAGAGAGACTATTACTAATATAAAGAAACTAATAAGAAAGAAGCAAATT includes:
- the LOC108200434 gene encoding J protein JJJ2; translated protein: MECNRDEAARSKAIAERKLIEKDFAGAKKFAMKAHNLYPCMDGISQLLATIDVYVFSEKKLNGEADWYGVLGVNPRDSEDVVRKKYRKLVLTLHPDKNKAQGADGAFILVSEAWDVLSDKTKRSAYDKKIFQPQCGGSWIPPAPNSFYNSKNGSNIPKDSSNAPVDKQKPVPTESPFGKEKPTAHPPHKCTSTRKQKPSTVPPPGKKASYTKEKQPTVPPLRKHASSSEEKPATVPPPHKAEPGVAYPSSNIPKPDSVSSHKGIPPSVSSPHKHKPSTIPNSSCKNPAVTLSSHRERRQTVLPTHKYNSSTKTVHVSSYKKERSTMHAHEEKPRGDPVTSPKRKRVPGTPDQSKEPKQTAGFLSRCNGCKMQFEYPRINMKQTMICPNCGKLVYHVKKGC